The DNA region GGACTGCAGGAATCTCACTGACCGGAACATAAACCTTTCGACCGGGCTTACTGATCCTTTTCATTCCCTTAACAACAGGTCTGCTGCCTTTGTATTTAAGATCTACAACTATACTGCTGTCTTCAATCTTATAATCAGAGATAAAACCTTCGTTAGCCATAATTTCAACAATGGAAATCTTGGCCTTGCTGAAGGGAATATTCACACTTTGATGCAGGGCCATCTGGCCGTTTCGGATACGTGTAAGCATGTCCGCAATGGGATCTACAACTGGCATTGTCTACCTCTCTGGAATTCTACCAACTTGATTTACGTACGCCTGGCAGTTCACCAGCCAGGGACATGTTTCTGAAACAAATCCTGCATATGCCGAATCTTCTCATGAAAGCTCTGGGCCTGCCGCAGATGGGACATCTATTATACTTACGTGATGAAAACTTGGGTTTCCGCTGGGCTTTCACCATTAATGATGTTCTAGTCAAGGTGGTCCTCCTTACTTTTTAAACGGCATGCCCAGTAGGGTGAGCAGGGTTTTTCCTTCCTTATCTGTCTCAGCGGAAGTCACTATAGTTATGTTCATCCCTTTGGGCCTTTCAATCTTATCCAGGCTTATTTCCGGAAAAATTGTATGTTCTTTGATACCCATGGTGAAATTACCCCTTCCATCAAATCCCCGATCCGGGACTCCCCTGAAGTCCCTTACTCTGGGCAGGGCTACATTGAGCAATTTATCCAGAAAGGCCCACATTCTTTCTCTTCGGAGGGTGACGAAACAGCCTACTGGCATTCCCTCTCTGAGCTTAAATGCAGCAATGGATTTTTTAGCCCTGGATATGACAGCCTTTTGGCCGGCGATAAGTGTAAGCTCAGCAACAGCATCCTGGATCAGCTTGTTGTTCTGGCTTCCCTCACCAAGCCCCATGTTCAGGTTAACCTTACTGACTCCAGGAATCTGCATGGGGGACTTGTAGTTAAACTCTTTAAGCAGTTTGGG from Desulfonatronovibrio hydrogenovorans DSM 9292 includes:
- the rpsH gene encoding 30S ribosomal protein S8, whose protein sequence is MPVVDPIADMLTRIRNGQMALHQSVNIPFSKAKISIVEIMANEGFISDYKIEDSSIVVDLKYKGSRPVVKGMKRISKPGRKVYVPVSEIPAVRNGLGICILSTSKGVLEGGEAHKQNVGGELICEIW
- a CDS encoding type Z 30S ribosomal protein S14, with the translated sequence MTRTSLMVKAQRKPKFSSRKYNRCPICGRPRAFMRRFGICRICFRNMSLAGELPGVRKSSW
- the rplE gene encoding 50S ribosomal protein L5; the encoded protein is MIRLEKIYREDISPKLLKEFNYKSPMQIPGVSKVNLNMGLGEGSQNNKLIQDAVAELTLIAGQKAVISRAKKSIAAFKLREGMPVGCFVTLRRERMWAFLDKLLNVALPRVRDFRGVPDRGFDGRGNFTMGIKEHTIFPEISLDKIERPKGMNITIVTSAETDKEGKTLLTLLGMPFKK